Within the Carassius gibelio isolate Cgi1373 ecotype wild population from Czech Republic chromosome B15, carGib1.2-hapl.c, whole genome shotgun sequence genome, the region tagCAATATGGTGAATATATTTTCTAGACAATGAATACATATTAAATACTAAAGCTttttgaaatcatttatttttgtccaCAAGTAAGAATGTTTACATAGGACCTGTCATAATGTTGAGGAAAACATTATGATACATACACTTTGGAAATTATGTTTCAGCTTTAAGTTATGTGGAAACATAAGCAGCATTTattatgttctttaaaaaaagtttttttttactttttcttccaGACAGTCTGACCTCACTAAGGCATTATTTACAATgctacatattttattattattatgaataataataaggaCATAATTAAGTAagatttttttgcacaataaAAAGTAATATGTAATACTGCAAACACAGAATTTGAACAATTCTGTTGGCATAAGTTAATAGGCATATATATTTGGTCAAAAAAAGCTTTACTAATCTGGAAatcatattacattataaatgcataaacTGCATGATTTCAAAtctcagtgaacacacaccatcaTGTCATGGACAGGAGCGGAGCGGCTCTTCTGCTGCGTGTGTGCAGTATTTTGGCGGTGATGTCACTTCGGAACAGCCTCTTCAAAAAACGCTGAGGAGAGAAATGATAAGCCAGAATATAGTCACTGGGTTTTTATCAGACTGACAGCAACCTTTGTAATGCCAAATCAACAACAGAtcattacaataaatacattagATTCCAGTCTAGATTCAAGATCTGTCAACATCTGTAAAAGAGACGATAGCTGCACATTACGTTTCACAGCCAACAgtgtgtttccatggcaacaagcCACTGACGTGACAGTGTAAGGGTGGCTCTCATCGAGCTGCACTGCCTTTGGTTTCCCAGAATCCTCCTCTTTCCGTCCAAGCCGACCACGTGCCCCTTTACCCCAGGTGTACACTTCCCCCTCTGAGAATCAAAGAGCAGAACATTTACTCACAGTTCTGAACATCATTAGGTTGGATAACATCTTTGTTTCTTTGCATGTCAGATCCTGTGAGAATCATGAATGAACAAAGACAATATGAAAGAATAAAGGTCTTTAGAGTCTTCTTAGTCTCTAGGACACAGTCGGGGTTACATGACCTTTAGCCACGTCACATTAATTAGCCTACCTGCCCCCACTAAAGCACATTCTGTGACTGAAGCAGTTAATGGCATGATGGCAGCCTTGTCTGAACTGCAGTGCCATTCAAGTGCTGTTGTTTGTTATAGTTTGGTTAAAACATAGTATTTTATCTTATAgttttataaaaaacattaaatatttttgtattgtgaCAGAATTTTCCTCTAAATtttcataaacatacaaatatatttgtgtatatatatatattttttttttttttgcattaaacaacattattttcctCTAGTTGCCattaacataaacaaaacaattgaGGATTTTTCAAGGTAATTGCTTTTTTATGTAATCTTATCAAGTAAGCTAAAACAAGAACATAATAAATTCTCAATTTTCCTATTTCGCCTCTaaatcatttatgtatttatttagttagtgctGGGTCATAGCTGGGGTTTGCAgggccccggtgcaggttgtacaagtgggccctgtttgaatttgtttaatttgtatgttcgttctatttaattatttgtgctatttacacaatgtttaagctTGTTAAAGTTCTAGGTGTCCtagtacagaaaccgaataataaaatgtaaaatagcactgcatagtcttcagtgtaaaaaaaaaaaaaacatacagtcaaaccaaaatgttttcagatacagtaccttcaacatttctcacattatcacagtttatttgctagtttagaaaatggtaatataaTAGAACAAGatctcagagttaaactgtcagaacaaattcatcttgataatgtcagataatttGATAAAAAGgtgtgtaatggattacaatcaaacaaAACTTCATATAACTGTCAGTATGCCAATattttacacaactatcaattcTTTGTTGagcaatgtttaattttgttcagtctgtggttaattagcaattaaagaaaaaaacaaataagcaaaacatggtcaggtcaaaaattttgaatcatttttggtcccaaattgttttgaacaatttcactggtagtccacagtgtgaagaatttttgggtataatatttcacagttcattttattttgctGTACTCACTTACATTaattaactatagtgtcctgaacccactaataaaaaaatgtcaaaatattatatctggtgtctgaataattttcagttttgctGTGGATTAACTCTTGTTAAAATAATTCATTCAAGAGCAGTAAGTGatatctttcattttcttggattaacattacaattaaaatgaggtgagatgcatccattataataatacagatcagatttctttctccactgtttactttcaattaagacataaccgacagtTTTTTCGAAAATACTTTCCAAGACAGGTATTTTGACATCGTTTTGCATGTATTTGttggtacaaaagcaagaagggGCAAATTCAGTGTTCAATGGCTTTGAAACGCGTCTCTCTGCATGTGCCCTGTGCGAACAGAACACTGTGCGCCGGTTCTGAATTGtgctttttttcaaaaaaaattctgtttgcatgtttaaactgcgatttgtgtttgtttgttcaagtGCAGCAGGATGCCAAGGAGAGCTCGGGTTTGGTGTTGCTGTCCATGAGACGCGGCTCTCTGTGTGCGCACCAAGCACGGCGCGCGATTACTcagtcttgtgtttgaatgctttaaactcttttgaatgtttaaaacgGCAAGGCTTAAAACATGTGAAAATTATAAGTATTCATGACGACGCACTGCAGTGTCCCATCAACTGTCTTGAGCgttttttaggctggcctcagtcagTCGGTTGAGATCATTGAGTCTTGAAGAATGACAAGTAGAGGTTAAAAAAACTTTGTAATTTGTAGATTTGattttaaagttttctttttttgctatttGTTTTTGCTATAATAAGATAAAACACTATATTACAATAATTACAATCAACACTGAAAAAATCTGGATCATcagaaatgcattacaataatgatATACTTTACTGACtgtcattaaacattttttacacTGCTAAAAACAGacttcattttcatttcttttgatttcggggtgaaatgtgacctgttttgtgagattcacttgTTTACCTGCTCCGATAGCCAGAGTGAACGCATCACCACACGCGGCCATGGTGATCCCCTGCAGGCCTGACACTTGATAGGGCACTCGACTGCTTCGGCGGGAACTGCAGCCTAGCTGCCCATGCTGGTTACTGCCGAAGGTGAAACACTGACCTTTCTCTGCATTTAGGACACATATTCATAGTCTGTGAGTCGGTCCTCAGACTGAACTGTAAACAGTGTAAATGAAGTTCTCTGACCTGTGACTGCAACAGAGTGTGCTGTGCCGATGTCTATATACACAATCTTCTCAACACTGAGAGGAGCCGACTGGACGGGATGGAACGTGTGGACCTCCTCCACCTGACAGTGAGACGGGGGCTCCTCTGTGCCAGAGACCTTATCCAAACCCAGCTTGTTAAACCTGCATTTAAGATggttatttattcattcaaatattaCTTTAGCAGCCctatgtgaaaaagaagtgccCTTAGCacttttaattctgtcattaattactcaccctcaagttgttccaagccCATATGACTTTCATTcaccttcagaacacaaattaagatattttggatgaaatccgagagctttctgaccctgcacccTCTGTCCCAGCAAGGGAACTACCACAGTCAAAGtgcagaaaggtagtaaggacatcgttacaatagtccatgtgacatcagtgcttTAACCGTAATGTTAGGAAGCTACAAGATACTTCTTTTTGTgtgctaagaaaaaaaataacttaattcaaCTATTTTTTCTCTTCCGCGTCAGTCAGAATCACAGCAAAAACAAAGGTCTTACAAGTTTGAAATGACtttagtaattaatgacagaattttcatttttgggtgaactattctttaaagtactttttctttttaaactgcactttgtaataatgtaaaaaaaaaaaaaaaaatatggtacatttttaaatttaaatttgtaattattgatttaatcatttttgctGTGATTTAAAGAACACTTCCTTTAATGGGTTGAATAATAtcttaattataattgtattacatttaaaggtaatatatattttattaaattgcagAGTCATTACAAATTTATATACATGACAtaaaagtttcaatagaaattagaAGTAATTaggaaattacatataaagatgtacttaagtcctacttaaatgggtaaaaaagctaaattttattgcaattaagcatctgaaaacattaccttcagtttgcatttaaaggaatagttcattaaTTCTTTCTGTccactgaacacaaaagaagaatgaTGATGTATGATTGAAGAATgtgagtaaccaaacagtttctggtccccactgactttcattgtatttttctatACTATGCAAGTcgatggggaccagcaactgtttgtttcccaacattcttcagaatatcttctttgatgttctacataagaaagaaactcacacaggttcGGAACAACACGAGGTTGAGTAAAAgctgacataattttcattcttattacatttatatatttatttctgtaataaatactattttgtatggtaaagtgtatttttttttcttttacaaccACATATGGTAAGtctgtaagaaaaaaagatatttcgCACTCAGACGGTAGGATGGTGTGACTGACAGGATGTGACAGTTATTCAAAATATGGACATTGTGTTGGTCATTTCCTGTGATGAAATGTCTTCAGCATTCACGGTCCTTTCAAATGCTAGAGCAGGAATGAGGAGTGTGAACTCCCTAAACTGGTTTAGCAATCTGAAAAACTGCCTAAACAGCTAAGAAAGAAATTCATTGAGAAAGTTTTAAATTTTGGGATTCATTATTGTTTATAATTGTGATTAGATTTGTGGCGGGTTCATTAACCAGTGAATCTGTGACAGTCAACCACATGCTCTCTGAAATTTTGGTAAATTGTGCTGCCTTGTCGAGAAGTCATGTTGGAATAAGCATATTTATGAGATTAGTGCACATGATGTCATCATTACAAATCTGGGTTTTCTGTTTTTCCGAGCAGTTCATAATGAACTAGAGGACATTTTGAGTACCTGTTGTTCCCACAGGCCAGAATCTGGTGCTGTGTGCTGATGATCATGGAGCAGTCGATCCCACACAGCACACGCTGGGCTTCAAAATCAGCCGGCAAACTCACCTGCTGTGGGCAGTTGTGGCAGTCGTGAGATGCCAATCCCAGCCGGCCTGTCGGACAGAGAGATAACAGAGAGTgagtgtgatagagagagagaaagtgagggaGAGGAGGACGACGAGGCACAAAATGCCAGGTCTGCCTGAAGGCGCTGCTACTGTCTACAAGAGTACAAAGAGAAACCCGAAGAAACACAGTGTTCGAGTGACAAGTGATGTTGCTCATTTACCGTTGTCTCCTCGCCCCCAGGAGAAAACCTCTCGCTCATTGGTCACTGCCAGGACGTGGGATGCTCCACAAGACACTTGAACCAGCTCATAACCCAGCAGAGCCTCCACTATCTTGGGCTGAATGCAAAGACAGGAACATGAAGAAGTTGAACCatgaatacacacaaaaaaaatagatTTGTACACATTGTAAAGAAAATGAGCGGTGAGTGGTGTTTGACTgtacaaaaaaatacttaatttttattatatttattttgacttaaTAAATATACCTCTAGTATAGTTCtaacataaaaaatttaatatgcatttaaatttaattctaaatatctatttatttacttttatgctTTTTACACATGTAAGTTCATAGTTCATCtttctttacaaataaaatgtgaaaaaaatagctGTAAATGATACAATTAACCATACAGAAAGCTGCAAAACGCAATAAATGAATGGGTAAGTTTGTTGGAAAATTATGAACACATGgcaaaatatgaacaaaatctTACATCACGGTATAATTATTTTTGCTTTACATAATTGCTATGTGGTATCAAAATTCTATATCACAAAAAATTACAACtagcttaaataaataatatttaaaaaaatcaagctcaCTGTTGACAAGTAAAGAGTCAGTGATTAAATTAGAATAAATTACTAACTACAAGCAATAGGACAAAATATCTACAGAAGACCATATAAATGCTACAAACATTGCAGaagtaatttataaaaaagtttcaaaagtgatttagtccagagcagagagaggttttctctcttttgttgtttgattaacatgaatgtcAGACAGCAGggatattagactgctgtcactttaagagctgcctggATCCCATATACACTTACATGTGTTTTCTCtctcagctgtttgctttcacttaagaccTAAATGACTGTGTTTACGAGGGTACTTGCAAAGACAGGCATCTTCACAAATTCAAGTGAGTGTATTTAACTGTTCAAAGGCTATAAAGCAGCAAAAATAACTCTGTTCAATACTGCCGCTCCAGTGCATACAGCAAAATGAGTTTTCTTTCACTGCTGATTATGTTTCAACAgcttaaaatcacttgtttttcAAACCGCAATGCAAACGAGAATTTTTTGTGACCACGTAGCACCGCAACGTCAAGTGACCATGTAACCGCAATAAAGCCAAATCTCTACCAAGTGGCAAATTTcaaatttcctttattttatattttcagtttacattttttttttgtaaatatttttagctTTTGTAATTTACGTTTTCCTTAAATATagctttaatttgatttgatttaagttTTAACAATTGCAGTACCTCAACGTAAACTTAATTTATTCCATTTATTTGGCAAAGCaacatttgtaattttgttttcatctaatattcatacatttttcctgctttcctttttttcccctttgttttAGTGAACAATACCAACGTCACAGTGATCCCAGGCCAGCAGGTCATCTTTATTGTTGAGCCCTGGTGTCAAAGCTTGAGATTAGTTTGTTTAAATCCTTAGCCTGCTtaacaagaataaaaaatacaccaTCGTAAAACAATAGATCTCTCTATATAAGATCATCTAAAAAAACCTACCTGTGTCACATCGTTGAAGTTCCCATGTCCAAGACAACCATTGCTTCCACTTCCAAACGTCATGATTATACCTCTGTCTggaaaaaagaaagcaaattGAGCAGATTATGGTTTCTGTAGCTGATAGGCAAAGACTTAAACAACAACTGTTTCTCTGTCAGTGCGAACCGCTGGACGAGAAAAGCAAATGAGCCGGAAGTGAGGACCTTTAATCCTCTGTATCTGCTGGTGACTAATGATTCCCCGCAGGGGCGAATGCTAACAGCATATCTTTTACTTTAGAGCAGACAAATGTACACCGCTGTGCTACAGTGTCAGAGGACGAGAGATTAGCCTTTGCAGTGTGAACAAATGGTGCTTAATGAGCTCCGTAGGAAGGATAGTAAAAGGTGTGATTACATCTTCCTTTCAATCCTTTTTAAACTTTATCCCAAATGTTTAAATTACTCATGGACGGGTCCACTTTGCAGCTTCAAGCTAAGAATTGCCTAATTAGACAGGAAGAGAGCATCTGATGGACATGTCaactttgttttggttttgtggCATTAGGGATGAAAAATCGCACGCCTCGACAATATGCTGAGACCTGCATGGAATATTCTGGATCGTAAGAAGCATACCTGTTAGACAGGTGGTGAAGAGATCACCACATGAGACCGATTTGATCGTGACTCCAGACTGGCCCTCCAGGAAGCGGGAGATAAACTGGGCCTGCATCTGCTCAACGGCGCCAGGCAGAGTAGGCTCACCGGATCCAACCGAGGGGGCCTGGCATAAAGTCAAATcgaaataaacactgaaaactgaaaagaaaaaaatcagtgaaATTCAGTTAGGATGAAGAAAAATGATCATCACACCTCCCATGTGATTAGCTTCCCAGATTTGGTGACGCCCATCTTCTGTGTGCGGCCCAGGGACACTTGAATAACCTCTGTGTTTAACATGGGCAGACGCAGAGGAGTGGAGATGCCACTGCCCCAGGTGTACACGGACGATAACGGCAATGGGTGCATCATCTTTGTCGAAGTAAGACTGGACAGCCCTCCTAATGGAACAAACCACACAAGAAAAGCTTCATACAGACATGGTGCTTTTAAAACGTATAAATAGTAAATTAAAGACTGCATAAGAAAATAACATCTCACCTCTGGTTCTGGTACCGGTCACACGCCCACCAGGTCTTCCATGAGGGCCTGTTTGTACAGAAGAAAGTGGCTTTTCTATTCTAAAAAAGAGAACAATTTCATAAAAACAAGGAAGACCAGCTAAATACATATATTGTTTAGCATAACAGATACATATATAAAAAGAGTATCTATTTTCACTGCTAAACAAAATGTATTCACTATACATAACACGACCAAAAACAATACAGGTAAATgcagtacaaaacaaaaacattgtcaGCAAACAAAATGCGTAACAGTCTAAAAACAGttctatataataaaataaaatacacaaatctgaaaaCAGTTCTATAAAATAaggtagaaaaataaaacatttagttaaATTAATGGGCAAACAAAATGCATTTGCAATAATTAAAACAAGTTCCAAAAATAGTACTATTAAATgcagtgaaaacaaacaaaagagaaaaaagaacagaaaaaatacAAAAGTCTGAAAACAGTGGTAATAAGTCgctaaacaaaatgcatttacagTACTTAACACACATTCCAAACAGAACAATTAAATGCATTAGAaacgtcaaattaaaattaaataagacaaaataGTCGTGCCTCCGCATTCTGACGTTGCCTATGTCGGTGTAGAGATTGAGCAATGGCCTGATGCAGATGGGATGAGCCATTATCTCATTGAGCTGGGGTCTTTTGGAGGGGTCCAGATTCAGCATGTTGAGAATGAGTTGTCTCAGTTCTGGACTGTAACGGTCGGAAATGGGGGCAAATGTGCCACTCATGATCTTCAGCACCAAAGCTGGCAGGTTCTGATAACAGAAAAGCAGCTTTGCTCGTCATTCAAAATTCATTTAGGAAAAAGAAAATCGTTTAAgataaagacaataaaaaaaaatcatcttactGCTGCCTCAAAAGCTCTTTTGAGACTAGCAAGCTCATAAAGCACACAGCCCAGGGCCCAGATATCACTCTTCTGGTTGTATGGCTTTCCTTCACACAGTTCTGGAGAGATATAACAAGGTGTCCCCACAACCTGTCATGAAAAAGAGAATCTGAACTGTAACGAAACCACATGCTGTCAAATTCAAAGAATTGCTGCGGTGCTTACAGTATAAGCTTTGCTCTTGCTGACAAGAATTTTCGAGATTCCGAAGTCTCCTATTTTTACTATCGTCTGGTGCTTGTCTAGGAGTATGTTCTGGGTTTTGAGGTCCCGATGTAGGATGAGTTTATTGTGCACATGATAAAGGGCCAATAAGATCTGAACAAAGAAGTGTAATATGGTATCTTCATCTAACAGGGAATTGCAGCGCTTCTGTATGTAATCAGCCAGGGTCCCACCTACaataatcatataaaaaataGCATTAAAGAACATTGCTCCAAATCATAATCCAAAGTGCTTACAAATTAGTCAAAATCAGCAAAGATTAAGTTCTGTACAACCACTGCGACCACCTTTAAATAATACAGAATTATATTAGCATCACAATAATAAATAGTATGAATTTTGTTCCTGATTAAACTGTAGGAACACATTAAGTGACCATCGAAAATGAGTGAAGAAAGTCTATGCCTGGAGCGTATTCCATTGCGATCATTAGCGCCTTGTCCTCAAGGAAGTTTTCATAATACTCAATTATGTTGGGGTGGCTGAGTAACTTGAGGACTTGGCATTCATTCTGGGCCGCGAGGCGTTCATCACGCGTCATCTGCTCAACTGGGATCTCCTTCAAGATCACCTGCGAGCCATCAGTGCGTCTGCGACAAAGGTGCACTATCCTGTGACAGATACAGAAATCAGGATACAAGTGGATTTGTTTCACACCATTTTAAGAGTTTCAAGTTTAACAGCTGAATTCAAAGTTTTACACATTCAGTTGTTCACGGTCTATTTTATCATACTTTTAAAATGAACACTTTTTTGTGGTAACAGcctaatatactttaaaataattatcttaaaCTGAATACAGTTTCCAGACAttataattgcatgttaattgcaaatgaatgaaaatgtatttttagttttaaattgacagtaaacgtaattaaataaactttaaagtgctttttgaccttaattacatctttatatgtaatttcacaaTTATTTCTATTACCTTGGGAAAATGTTAAAACCTCCTGCTGAATATACTTATAAGTAGGCTACGTGCATAACATCTCggttaacagaaataaagtcattatGTCATAATAAAATTACTATTGAAACATTcatgtcataaatgtaaaaaaaaaaattgtagttacACTTTTGTAAAAAAGTTGCATTTTAAATGAGTTAACTTTAAGTGAAATATTAgctactgaataaaacataagttatattataattattataattattattaagtacTTCACATGTGCTTTAGTGtaagtcaacacatcaaaataagtgtatttctttaaatcacgacaaaatattattaaaacataaagattttaattttaatttaaagtcaAGCTTTTAATTTGACGTTATTATTCCTTAAAGTGTACTCTCCTGACTCTTAAAGTGTTTTAAGCTTGAAACTTAGAATTTTACTCTCTCTGTTTGCTACCGGACTTTCCAGTCAAGGTTCCAAATTACGACAGCAATTCCAATGAGAACGCTGTAAACATTGCTGTTTTGACAGGCAAATTGTAAAAGCATATGGCGAGCTATTCATTGCTCAACAGTTCTTTTCCCTTTGAAAGGAGAAGTGTCGTAATCTTTTTCGAACTTCTAATGCAACTGTAACTCGTTGAATAGTGTGATACTGGCTCTGTAACATCTACACTGATGGAATGCGGAAACGCGAGAAGTGATGCTCCGTGTGTTCCGTTAGCTCGCGCTCTGATTCTGAGGAGCGTTGCAGATTTGAAGTTCTTCACGGAGTTTCTCAAGTTAAAGTTTTATCGAGTTCAAACGCTTCAAAAGTTGTTTTGTAAAGCAGCTAGCTCAAACAAACAAGTACACGTCACTAAAACAATTTCGCGAACTAAATAATGCGTTTCAGTGTATTTACCCGAACGCTCCTCTCCCGACCACTTTTATCTTCTCGTACTTCTCCATGTTTGCTGGATTCTAAACGCGCCCCGTCACTAGGCAACACTTCCTTTACCCCTACAGAGTTCTAGAGGGGACAAAATACAGCAAGCATGAAGCACTGATTCTGAGAGACCCCATCATCATTTTGGCAAGGGTTATGCTAAttaaggatgtgaacacatgagggGATCAAATATAGTAATTTATGACTGAACTACTGaaagttaagtgtttttttttttacagctgataAAGTAGGCATTGACAGAGAGTCTTAATAGTGAAGTTTGTTGCCCATTTGCTGAATGGGCTAGTCTGAATGCTGTCCCTCAGAACTCGAGGTAAATAATCTTCAGGACAGTTCCTGTCAGTGAATGTTTCCTCAGTGTTAATAGGTTACACAATTAATAGGTTTCATTTTATGCTTTGTAAGCCTATCTAGACGGGATCTTTAAAGTGGGTTGAATCACAGATTCTTTTCAAAACCATAATACAGGTAGAACCAGTAACTGTGAGCAGTGGACTAAAGTTTAGACTGCCTCTCCACCACCTGACTGTTATGGTGTCAACTTCATTTTCAGGAAAAAGATTGGTCAGTGGTGATTTGATGGCCTACAACTGagacaaaatatttaaagtatgcTTTTGGTGACCCAATGACTTTTTGTCCTGATTAGACCTTAGCTAGATTTTAAATTGACtagtttaaaatttaatttaaactagtttaaatttCAGAGACACATAAAGAACTCTTGTTTGTGAAatgtttcttgtttctttttcagaatcttttaattaataataatttcatataatatt harbors:
- the nek8 gene encoding serine/threonine-protein kinase Nek8 is translated as MEKYEKIKVVGRGAFGIVHLCRRRTDGSQVILKEIPVEQMTRDERLAAQNECQVLKLLSHPNIIEYYENFLEDKALMIAMEYAPGGTLADYIQKRCNSLLDEDTILHFFVQILLALYHVHNKLILHRDLKTQNILLDKHQTIVKIGDFGISKILVSKSKAYTVVGTPCYISPELCEGKPYNQKSDIWALGCVLYELASLKRAFEAANLPALVLKIMSGTFAPISDRYSPELRQLILNMLNLDPSKRPQLNEIMAHPICIRPLLNLYTDIGNVRMRRIEKPLSSVQTGPHGRPGGRVTGTRTRGGLSSLTSTKMMHPLPLSSVYTWGSGISTPLRLPMLNTEVIQVSLGRTQKMGVTKSGKLITWEAPSVGSGEPTLPGAVEQMQAQFISRFLEGQSGVTIKSVSCGDLFTTCLTDRGIIMTFGSGSNGCLGHGNFNDVTQPKIVEALLGYELVQVSCGASHVLAVTNEREVFSWGRGDNGRLGLASHDCHNCPQQVSLPADFEAQRVLCGIDCSMIISTQHQILACGNNRFNKLGLDKVSGTEEPPSHCQVEEVHTFHPVQSAPLSVEKIVYIDIGTAHSVAVTEKGQCFTFGSNQHGQLGCSSRRSSRVPYQVSGLQGITMAACGDAFTLAIGAEGEVYTWGKGARGRLGRKEEDSGKPKAVQLDESHPYTVTSVACCHGNTLLAVKPFFEEAVPK